In a genomic window of Sporosarcina trichiuri:
- a CDS encoding cell division protein SepF codes for MSIKNKFEKWFYLDEEEAAAQEAEVRQPAPVKQERKPGKPAPMKNAPMPKQSRENQPAGNIVSLQSVQKSSKVVLLEPRVYAEAQDISEHLMNKRAVIVNLQRIDRDQGVRIVDFLSGSVYALNGDIQRIGTDIFLCVPENVEVNGSISDYMNERN; via the coding sequence ATGAGCATCAAAAACAAATTCGAGAAATGGTTCTACCTTGACGAGGAAGAAGCGGCAGCCCAGGAGGCGGAAGTCCGGCAGCCGGCGCCTGTGAAACAGGAGCGCAAGCCGGGCAAACCGGCTCCGATGAAAAACGCCCCGATGCCGAAACAATCCCGTGAAAACCAGCCGGCCGGGAACATTGTCAGCCTCCAGAGCGTCCAGAAATCATCGAAGGTCGTTCTTTTGGAACCGAGGGTCTATGCAGAAGCCCAGGACATTTCCGAGCATCTGATGAACAAGCGTGCTGTCATCGTCAACCTGCAGCGGATCGACCGCGATCAGGGCGTCCGGATCGTCGACTTCCTGAGCGGTTCCGTCTATGCGCTCAACGGGGACATCCAGCGGATCGGCACGGATATATTCCTCTGCGTGCCTGAAAACGTCGAAGTGAATGGCTCCATCTCCGACTATATGAATGAAAGAAACTGA
- the ileS gene encoding isoleucine--tRNA ligase encodes MDYKETLLMPKTDFPMRGGLPTKEPQMQEKWDQENMYRKVQERTKGRPVFILHDGPPYANGDLHMGHALNKVLKDIIVRHKSMTGYHAPYVPGWDTHGLPIEQALVNKGVKRKEHSIAEFREMCKEYALQQIDNQRSQFKRLGVRGDWENPYITLKPAFEARQIKVFGDMAKKGYIYKGLKPVYWSPSSETALAEAEIEYQDKKSPSIYVSFPVRDGKGLLDDDVNFLIWTTTPWTIPANLGISVHPDFVYTVVATGGKKFLVAKDLVKQLAEELAWENYETAGEYKGRELELMTASHPLYDRESLVMLGEHVTADAGTGCVHTAPGHGEDDFHVGKKYGLGVLSPVNDRGVMTAEAPMFEGLFYEDANKAITEKLKEVGALEKLSFFTHSYPHDWRTKKPVIFRATSQWFASIESFRGELLEAIRNTKFTPAWGETRLFNMVRDRGDWCISRQRVWGVPIPVFYTENDEPIITDETIDHISNLFREHGSNIWFEWDTKDLLPEGFTHPGSPNGSFTKETDIMDVWFDSGSTHQGVLVERDDLSYPADLYLEGSDQYRGWFNSSLTTSVAINGIAPYKGLLSHGFTLDGEGRKMSKSIGNVILPSKVMNQFGADILRLWVASVDYTADVRVSDSNFKQVSEVYRKIRNTVRFLHGNTSDFNPATDAVPFSDLRPVDQYVYAKLQDLIREVRDAYENYEFAVVYHAINSFCTNTLSSFYLDIAKDVVYIEAADHSHRRAMQTVMYEALITLLKLAAPILPHTADEMWAYLEHETAESIQLTDMPDAQDLGTEELRSAFDQLMAVRDDVLKALEEARNSKVIGKSLEAHVSVALRDDLAPLFETGDINFAQFFIVSEFSVMPESELPAQAEQFPSGKIAVGKASGEKCERCWTISETVGQDGKYPELCARCADVVSHHYA; translated from the coding sequence ATGGATTATAAAGAAACACTGCTGATGCCGAAAACGGACTTCCCGATGCGCGGCGGCCTGCCAACGAAAGAACCGCAGATGCAGGAGAAATGGGATCAGGAAAACATGTACCGGAAAGTGCAGGAGCGCACAAAAGGCCGGCCGGTGTTCATCCTGCATGACGGACCGCCTTATGCGAATGGCGATCTCCATATGGGGCATGCGCTCAATAAGGTGCTGAAGGATATCATCGTCCGCCATAAATCCATGACGGGCTACCATGCGCCGTACGTGCCGGGCTGGGATACGCACGGTCTGCCGATCGAGCAGGCACTCGTGAACAAAGGGGTCAAACGGAAAGAGCACAGCATCGCGGAATTTCGTGAAATGTGCAAAGAATACGCCCTTCAGCAGATCGACAACCAGCGCTCGCAATTCAAGCGGCTCGGTGTGCGCGGTGACTGGGAGAACCCGTACATCACACTGAAGCCTGCATTTGAAGCGCGGCAGATCAAAGTGTTCGGTGATATGGCGAAAAAAGGCTATATCTACAAAGGACTCAAGCCTGTCTACTGGTCCCCATCATCGGAAACCGCTTTGGCGGAAGCGGAGATCGAGTATCAGGACAAAAAGTCGCCGTCCATCTACGTCAGCTTCCCGGTCCGTGACGGAAAAGGTCTTCTGGACGACGACGTCAACTTCCTGATCTGGACGACGACACCTTGGACGATTCCTGCAAATCTTGGTATTTCCGTGCATCCGGACTTCGTCTATACGGTTGTTGCAACAGGCGGGAAAAAGTTCCTCGTGGCAAAGGACCTCGTCAAACAGCTGGCAGAGGAACTTGCATGGGAGAATTATGAGACAGCAGGCGAATACAAAGGCCGCGAACTTGAACTGATGACTGCAAGCCATCCGCTCTATGACCGTGAATCCCTCGTCATGCTCGGCGAACACGTCACAGCAGATGCAGGTACGGGCTGCGTCCATACAGCACCCGGCCACGGGGAAGATGACTTCCACGTCGGCAAGAAATACGGGCTCGGCGTCCTGTCCCCTGTCAATGACCGCGGTGTCATGACGGCGGAGGCCCCGATGTTCGAAGGCCTCTTCTACGAAGACGCGAACAAAGCGATCACCGAAAAGCTGAAGGAAGTTGGCGCACTCGAAAAGCTGTCATTCTTCACCCACTCCTATCCGCACGACTGGCGGACGAAGAAACCGGTCATCTTCCGGGCGACGTCCCAGTGGTTCGCGTCGATCGAGTCATTCCGCGGTGAACTGCTGGAAGCGATCCGCAACACGAAGTTCACGCCGGCCTGGGGCGAGACGCGCCTGTTCAACATGGTGCGCGACCGCGGGGACTGGTGTATTTCCCGGCAGCGTGTATGGGGTGTTCCGATCCCGGTATTCTATACGGAGAATGACGAGCCGATCATCACAGATGAGACGATCGATCACATTTCCAATCTGTTCCGTGAACACGGATCGAACATCTGGTTCGAGTGGGACACGAAAGACCTGCTTCCGGAAGGGTTCACACATCCGGGCAGCCCGAACGGTTCGTTCACGAAAGAGACGGATATCATGGATGTCTGGTTCGACTCGGGATCGACCCATCAGGGTGTGCTTGTGGAGCGTGACGACCTGTCGTATCCGGCGGACCTGTACCTGGAAGGCTCCGACCAGTACCGCGGATGGTTCAACTCATCCCTGACGACAAGCGTCGCCATCAACGGCATCGCCCCTTACAAGGGACTGCTGAGCCATGGCTTCACCCTCGACGGCGAAGGCCGTAAAATGAGTAAATCGATCGGCAACGTCATCCTGCCGTCCAAAGTGATGAACCAGTTCGGTGCCGATATCCTGCGCCTGTGGGTAGCTTCCGTCGACTATACAGCGGACGTCCGCGTGTCCGACTCGAACTTCAAACAGGTGTCCGAAGTGTACCGGAAGATCCGCAACACGGTCCGGTTCCTTCACGGTAATACGTCAGACTTCAACCCGGCGACCGATGCAGTGCCGTTCAGCGATCTCCGTCCTGTCGACCAGTACGTTTACGCGAAACTGCAGGATCTGATCCGTGAGGTGCGCGATGCCTATGAGAATTACGAATTCGCAGTCGTCTATCATGCCATCAATTCGTTCTGTACGAACACATTGAGCTCATTCTATCTGGACATCGCAAAAGATGTCGTCTATATCGAAGCGGCTGACCATTCGCACCGCCGGGCGATGCAGACGGTCATGTACGAAGCGCTGATCACCCTGCTCAAACTCGCAGCACCGATCCTTCCGCATACAGCGGATGAAATGTGGGCGTATCTCGAGCATGAAACAGCAGAGAGCATCCAGCTGACGGATATGCCGGATGCGCAGGATCTCGGAACCGAAGAACTGCGCAGCGCATTCGACCAGCTGATGGCTGTCCGCGATGATGTATTGAAAGCACTGGAAGAAGCACGGAACAGCAAAGTGATCGGCAAATCGCTCGAGGCGCATGTCTCCGTCGCGCTCCGCGATGACCTTGCTCCGCTTTTTGAAACCGGGGACATCAACTTCGCCCAGTTCTTCATCGTTTCGGAATTCAGCGTCATGCCGGAATCGGAGCTGCCTGCACAGGCGGAACAATTCCCGTCCGGCAAGATCGCCGTCGGGAAAGCGTCCGGTGAAAAATGTGAACGCTGCTGGACGATTTCAGAAACGGTCGGGCAGGACGGCAAGTATCCGGAACTGTGCGCGCGCTGTGCAGACGTCGTATCGCACCATTACGCATAA
- a CDS encoding YggS family pyridoxal phosphate-dependent enzyme, producing the protein MTRLQQRITIIEEDVRQACERAGRDRGDVTVVAVTKQVSGQRAKEILGEGIIHLGENRPEGLLAKQEVIPQGAVWHFIGNVQSRKVKEIIERIDYLHSLDRLSLAKEIQKRAVEPIDCFVQVNVSGEASKSGLAPDETEEFISKLREYDKIRVIGLMTMAPNTEDDQLIRSVFRSLRELRDKLAAKQMPHAPVTKLSMGMSNDYIIAIEEGATHVRIGTALVGSESGGDE; encoded by the coding sequence ACAACAGCGAATCACCATAATCGAAGAGGACGTGCGCCAGGCGTGTGAACGGGCCGGCAGGGATCGCGGGGACGTAACAGTCGTTGCAGTCACAAAACAGGTGTCCGGACAGCGCGCAAAGGAAATTCTCGGCGAAGGGATCATCCATCTCGGGGAGAACCGTCCGGAAGGGCTTCTGGCCAAACAGGAAGTGATTCCTCAAGGTGCGGTCTGGCATTTCATCGGGAATGTCCAAAGCCGCAAAGTGAAGGAGATCATCGAACGGATCGACTACCTGCATTCCCTCGACCGCCTCAGCCTGGCGAAAGAGATCCAGAAACGTGCCGTCGAACCGATCGACTGCTTTGTACAAGTCAACGTCTCCGGTGAAGCTTCAAAATCGGGTCTTGCTCCGGACGAGACCGAAGAATTCATCAGTAAGCTGCGCGAATACGATAAGATACGTGTCATCGGCCTGATGACGATGGCACCGAATACGGAAGACGATCAGCTGATCCGATCCGTGTTCAGGAGTCTCCGCGAATTGCGGGACAAACTTGCTGCCAAGCAGATGCCGCATGCACCGGTGACGAAGTTGTCCATGGGGATGTCAAATGACTACATCATTGCAATCGAAGAGGGCGCAACCCATGTGAGGATCGGGACAGCACTCGTCGGTTCGGAAAGCGGGGGAGACGAATGA
- a CDS encoding RNA-binding protein gives MDGILQHFRKEEQPFVELVQDWVREVEDLYSPKLTGFLDPRERFIVQSVVRGSGLLTAEHGGFQEAERKRLLLYPDYYAPTEEDFQIAVFAIRYAAKFVTLEHPAILGSLMGLGLDRSKFGDIRLEGEAAQFAAASEIGAYLEANFTSAGKAKVRLEEVGTPEEYIETDEEWTEETRIVSSLRLDTVLSSLLNSARQKSASYITGGKVKVNWRVIEQPSFELNESDVLSVRGYGRFKVIAIEGRTKKDKIRLVAGKLE, from the coding sequence ATGGATGGCATCTTGCAGCATTTCAGAAAAGAAGAACAGCCCTTTGTCGAACTCGTGCAGGACTGGGTCCGGGAAGTCGAGGACCTCTATTCCCCGAAACTGACAGGTTTCCTCGATCCGCGTGAGCGGTTCATCGTCCAGTCGGTGGTCCGGGGAAGCGGCCTCCTGACAGCGGAACACGGCGGTTTCCAGGAGGCCGAACGGAAACGGCTGCTTCTGTATCCCGATTATTATGCACCGACGGAGGAAGATTTCCAGATTGCCGTCTTCGCCATCCGCTATGCGGCGAAATTCGTGACACTCGAACACCCGGCCATTCTCGGTTCCCTGATGGGGCTCGGTCTCGACCGCTCGAAATTCGGGGACATCCGTCTGGAAGGCGAAGCCGCCCAATTTGCAGCCGCCTCGGAAATCGGCGCGTATCTGGAGGCGAATTTCACATCCGCCGGAAAAGCGAAAGTCCGTCTTGAAGAAGTCGGCACGCCCGAAGAGTATATCGAGACGGACGAAGAATGGACGGAGGAGACCCGGATTGTCAGCTCCCTCCGCCTGGATACCGTCCTGTCTTCACTGCTCAATAGTGCCAGGCAGAAATCGGCTTCGTATATAACAGGCGGAAAAGTGAAAGTGAACTGGCGTGTCATCGAGCAGCCGTCTTTCGAACTGAACGAATCGGACGTGCTATCCGTCCGGGGGTACGGGCGCTTCAAAGTGATCGCCATCGAAGGGCGCACGAAAAAGGACAAGATCCGTCTGGTTGCCGGGAAGTTGGAATGA
- a CDS encoding DivIVA domain-containing protein — MALTPIDIHNKTFGSRWRGYDEDEVNEFLEQLMKDYENLMNENKELTRKLKETEDQIAHFNAIEDTLQKSIMVAQEAAEDVRRNSTQEAKLIIKEAEKNADRIVNEALSRSREISMEIDDLKKQSKIFRNRFRMLIEAQLDLVKMDDWDELLEYEANTKKLETAAADDE; from the coding sequence ATGGCGCTTACACCAATTGATATACATAACAAGACGTTCGGCAGCAGATGGCGGGGCTACGACGAAGACGAAGTGAACGAATTCCTGGAGCAGCTCATGAAAGACTACGAAAACCTGATGAACGAAAACAAGGAATTGACACGCAAACTGAAGGAGACCGAAGATCAGATTGCGCATTTCAATGCGATCGAGGATACGCTGCAGAAGTCGATCATGGTGGCGCAGGAAGCGGCTGAAGACGTCCGCCGCAACTCCACACAGGAAGCGAAGCTGATCATCAAGGAAGCGGAGAAGAATGCAGACCGCATCGTCAATGAAGCACTCTCCCGTTCCCGTGAAATCTCGATGGAAATCGACGACTTGAAGAAGCAGTCGAAAATCTTCCGAAACCGCTTCCGCATGCTGATCGAAGCCCAGCTGGACCTAGTGAAAATGGATGACTGGGATGAACTGCTGGAATATGAGGCAAACACGAAGAAGCTCGAAACAGCGGCCGCAGACGACGAGTGA
- a CDS encoding YggT family protein has protein sequence MDLLLLQLFKVISLALTVYSIALVIYILMSWVPASRDTAFGRILEKIAEPYLGFFRKFIPPLGMIDISPIVALLALRLIERGLASIFIWLLNVL, from the coding sequence ATGGATTTATTACTGCTTCAACTATTTAAAGTGATCAGCTTAGCGCTGACTGTCTACTCGATAGCTCTTGTCATCTATATCCTGATGTCATGGGTGCCGGCTTCGCGGGATACTGCGTTCGGAAGGATTCTAGAAAAGATTGCAGAACCTTATTTGGGGTTTTTTCGGAAATTCATCCCGCCGCTCGGCATGATCGATATTTCTCCAATCGTAGCATTGCTTGCGCTCCGTCTGATCGAAAGAGGGCTCGCATCGATATTCATCTGGCTGCTGAATGTCCTGTAA
- the lspA gene encoding signal peptidase II, producing MLIYYSIAVIVILLDQLTKWAVVSSMEIRERIPLIDPYLSLLSHRNRGAAWGMLEGQMWLFAIVTVAVIAGIVYFFQKEAKGSPLFAWGLMLLLGGAVGNFIDRMVRGEVVDFVSVLIPVINYDFPIFNVADAALTIGVILVILHLLLEEKKDKKAKVD from the coding sequence TTGCTGATTTATTACAGTATCGCGGTGATTGTCATTTTGCTCGACCAGCTGACAAAATGGGCAGTCGTATCTTCAATGGAAATCCGGGAGCGTATTCCGCTGATCGACCCGTATCTCAGTCTGCTGTCCCATCGGAACCGCGGCGCGGCATGGGGCATGCTGGAAGGGCAGATGTGGCTGTTCGCCATCGTGACGGTCGCGGTCATCGCAGGCATCGTCTACTTCTTCCAGAAGGAAGCGAAAGGCAGCCCGCTGTTCGCCTGGGGACTGATGCTGCTGCTGGGCGGAGCAGTCGGGAACTTCATCGATCGGATGGTACGCGGGGAAGTCGTCGATTTCGTCAGTGTCCTCATCCCGGTCATCAACTATGATTTCCCGATATTCAACGTGGCGGATGCCGCATTGACGATCGGTGTCATTCTCGTCATCCTGCATCTTTTATTGGAAGAAAAAAAGGATAAGAAAGCAAAGGTGGACTAA